CCCCTTAGATGGAAAAGAGTAATTCCAATTAAATTCTTTGGAGGACTGCTCTCACTTGGAAGCGGCATGGTTTTAGGTCGTGAGGGTCCAACGATTCAAATGGGTGGTAACATCGGGAAGATGATATCCGATATATTTAAGGCCAATAAAGATGATACTCATGCATTAGTCGCAGCAGGAGCTGGTGGAGGACTATCCGCTGCATTTAATGCGCCGCTTGCAGGAATACTTTTTGTATTCGAAGAGATGCGTCCCGAGTTTAAGTACAATTTTTTATCAGTTCAGGCAGTAATTATTGCCTGTGCATCAGCCGATATAGTTCTAAGGATTATGGTCGGTCAGCAGCTTGAGATCCCCATGCACATGCTTTCAACTCCGCCCCTTCCCTCACTTTTCTTATTTCTAGTTTTTGGCTGTGTGTTTGGCATTTTTGGATTCTATTTTAATAAGCTTCTAGTTATAACTCTTAATTTCTTCTCTAACCTTACAGGCTGGCCATTTACCCTGACTGGGCTTATTGTTGGCGGAGTAATTGGAGCTTTGGTCTGGCTCTTTCCAGAGTCTGTTGGCGGCGGCTACGTTGTAATCCCTCAAGCCCTTAACGGCTCAATTCCAGTAATGCTTATGCTACTCCTATTTGTAGTCAGGTTTGGGACAACTATGGTCAGTTATGGATCAGGAGCTATTGGAGGCATATTTGCCCCGATGTTGGCTTTAGGAACTTTATTTGGAATGTGGTTTGGAAATATGGCGCACCTTCTTCTTCCGCATATGGTAGTGCAACCAGAAGTATTTGCAGTGGCCGGGATGGCAGCGCTATTTTGTGCTACAGTAAGGGCGCCGCTTACGGGTATCGCGCTTACGATAGAAATGACAGGAAATTATTTTATGATTCTGCCGCTCATTTTAACATGTCTCACGGCTACAATTGTAGCGCAAATGCTGGGCGGTCAGCCAATCTATACAGTGCTATTAAAAAGAACTTTGGATTTAGCTAAAAAGTCAGGGCAGATGCTAATGCCAGACAAATAAGTAATATGTGGCTTAAGGTGAATAAGATTTAAGCTACTTCCTCTTTGCAGCCGCCTTCATCTAATATCTTCTCAATTTCATAACCCGCAGCGATGGTTGCTATTCGGGAAACTAAATCTAGCGCGGGTGAGCATAGAATTTCTACGTCATCTGTATGAGCTGCCTCATCACATGGATCAAAATGAACAAATTCCATTCCTCTTGAGTTTAGGTTCTCTAGATTATTTCTGCTCTTGTTCAGTCTTAAAAAACCGCCGGCAACCTGAGTATCCACAAGATAGAAAACCGGTTCGGCTGATATATTATCCTCATATGTAAATGAAGTGGGAATTCCCTCTTGAATAACAACATCCCTTACAGGGTTTCCACCTTTGCTCACTCTCATCCGCTTTCTTTTATCTGA
This genomic interval from Thermodesulfobacteriota bacterium contains the following:
- the clcA gene encoding H(+)/Cl(-) exchange transporter ClcA, with product RLAAAQKGSSQVLLWAILVGSFTGFMGALFQIALKYIADLKDLFFKLLEATPGLPLIGSIVISAIMVYLAFLLVRKIAPETGGSGVQEIEGALDEVRPLRWKRVIPIKFFGGLLSLGSGMVLGREGPTIQMGGNIGKMISDIFKANKDDTHALVAAGAGGGLSAAFNAPLAGILFVFEEMRPEFKYNFLSVQAVIIACASADIVLRIMVGQQLEIPMHMLSTPPLPSLFLFLVFGCVFGIFGFYFNKLLVITLNFFSNLTGWPFTLTGLIVGGVIGALVWLFPESVGGGYVVIPQALNGSIPVMLMLLLFVVRFGTTMVSYGSGAIGGIFAPMLALGTLFGMWFGNMAHLLLPHMVVQPEVFAVAGMAALFCATVRAPLTGIALTIEMTGNYFMILPLILTCLTATIVAQMLGGQPIYTVLLKRTLDLAKKSGQMLMPDK